One stretch of Orcinus orca chromosome 15, mOrcOrc1.1, whole genome shotgun sequence DNA includes these proteins:
- the ZNF10 gene encoding zinc finger protein 10 isoform X3, giving the protein MATRVRTAAVWVPPLQEQESTCDGTRKLQGEESILGQETPDQRPLPGGPRQRHKSPGTEQILEWLFISQEQPKAKKTWGPLSFMDVFVDFTWEEWQLLDPAQKHLYRSVMLENYSNLVSLGYQHTKPNIIFQLEQEELWMMQIPSEGHMDEVWEIDGHMEWHKENQGKLRSMSKGYQCTAFGKLCLLSTDYVSSRQKLHKCVTNGKSLKYSTDFGNNFSRKNPNGFHAHRESSFHSKHEQAVIGIKYCESNKSGKTANRKSQLICQQIHMGGKPFECSYCGKAFSSKSYLVVHQRTHAKEKPYKCNGCGKDFSSKSYLIVHQRVHTGEKLHECSVCQKTFSFNSQLVIHQRIHTRENPYECCECGKVFSRKDQLVSHQRTHSGQKPYGCHDCGKAFGLKSQLIIHQRIHTGEKPYECSDCRKAFNTKSNLMVHQRTHTGEKPYGCSECGKAFTFKSQLIVHQGAHTGVKPYACNQCGKAFSLKSQLIVHQRSHTGVKPYGCIECGKAFRSKSYLIIHMRTHTGEKPHECSECGKSFSFNSQLIVHQRIHTGENPYECSECGKAFSRKYQLISHQRTHAGEKPYECSDCGKTFGLKSQLVIHQRTHTGEKPFECSECQKAFNTKSNLIVHQRTHTGEKPYGCSECGKSFTFKSQLIVHQGAHTGVKPYGCNQCGKAFSLKSQLIVHQRSHTGLKPYGCIECGKAFRSKSYLIIHMRTHTGEKPHECSECGKSFSFNSQLIVHQRIHTGENPYECSECGKAFNRKDQLISHQRTHAGEKPYGCSECGKAFSSKSYLIIHMRTHSGEKPYECHKCGKAFIWKSLLIVHERTHTGENPYKCSQCEKSFSGKLRLIVHQRMHTREKPYECNECEKAFIRKSQLIVHQRTHSGEKPYGCSECGKTFSQKSILSAHQRTHTGEKPCKCSECGKAFCWKSQLIMHQRTHTDEKHTGEVNVRNFLSKVKSQEFPENLYRRETL; this is encoded by the exons GGACCATTGTCATTCATGGATGTGTTTGTGGACTTTACCTGGGAGGAGTGGCAGCTGCTGGACCCAGCTCAGAAGCACCTGTACAGGAGTGTGATGTTGGAGAACTATAGCAACCTGGTGTCCCTGG GGTATCAACACACCAAACCAAATATCATTTTCCAGTTGGAACAAGAAGAGCTGTGGATGATGCAAATTCCAAGTGAGGGCCATATGG ACGAAGTCTGGGAAATTGATGGTCATATGGAATGGCATAAGGAAAATCAAGGCAAGCTAAGAAGTATGTCAAAAGGCTATCAGTGTACTGCATTTGGAAAACTATGTCTTCTTAGTACAGATTATGTTTCTTCAAGACAAAAACTTCATAAATGTGTCACAAATGGAAAGAGTTTGAAATATAGTACAGATTTCGGTAATAATTTTTCCAGAAAGAATCCTAATGGGTTTCATGCACATAGGGAATCATCCTTCCATTCTAAACATGAGCAAGCTGTTATTGGGATAAAATACTGTGAAAGTAATAAATCTGGAAAAACTGCCAACAGAAAGTCACAGCTCATATGCCAGCAAATACATATGGGAGGAAAGCCCTTTGAATGCAGTTACTGTGGGAAGGCCTTCAGTAGCAAGTCATACCTTGTGGTGCATCAGCGAACTCATGCAAAAGAAAAACCCTACAAATGTAATGGATGTGGGAAAGACTTCAGCAGCAAGTCCTACCTCATTGTTCATCAGAGagttcacacaggagagaaactaCATGAATGCAGTGTTTGTCAGAAAACTTTCAGTTTCAATTCACAACTTGTTatacatcagagaattcacacgcGGGAGAATCCCTATGAATGCTGTGAATGTGGGAAAGTCTTCAGTAGGAAAGACCAGCTTGTTTCACACCAGAGAACTCATTCAGGACAGAAACCCTATGGGTGTCATGACTGTGGGAAAGCTTTTGGTTTGAAATCACAACTCATTATACATCAAAGAATTCACAcaggggagaaaccctatgaatgcagTGATTGTCGGAAAGCTTTTAATACAAAGTCTAACCTCATGGTACATCAGAGAACCCACACGGGGGAGAAACCCTATGGTtgtagtgaatgtgggaaagcctttactTTCAAGTCACAACTCATTGTACATCAGGGAGCACACACTGGGGTAAAACCCTATGCATGTAATCAGTGTGGAAAAGCGTTCAGTTTGAAGTCACAACTCATTGTACATCAGAGAAGTCACACAGGAGTGAAACCCTATGGATGCAttgaatgtgggaaagcttttAGGAGCAAGTCCTACCTCATCATACATATGAGgactcacacaggagagaaaccacaTGAGTGCAGTGAATGCGGGAAATCCTTCAGTTTCAATTCACAACTTATTgtacatcagagaattcacacggGGGAGAATCCGTAtgaatgcagtgaatgtggaaaagccttcagtCGGAAATACCAGCTCATTTCACACCAGAGAACTCATGCAGGGGAGAAGCCCTATGAATGCAGTGACTGTGGGAAAACTTTTGGTTTGAAGTCACAGCTCGTGATACATCAGAGAactcatacaggagagaaaccctttGAATGCAGTGAATGTCAGAAAGCCTTTAACACAAAGTCGAATCTTATTGTTCATCAGAGAacccacacaggagagaaaccctatggttgtagtgaatgtgggaaatcctttACTTTCAAGTCACAGCTTATTGTACATCAGGGAGCACACACTGGGGTGAAACCCTATGGGTGTAATCAGTGTGGAAAAGCCTTCAGTTTGAAGTCACAGCTCATTGTACATCAGAGAAGTCACACAGGGTTGAAACCCTATGGATGCAttgaatgtgggaaagcttttAGGAGCAAGTCCTACCTCATCATACATATGAGgactcacacaggagagaaaccacaTGAATGCAGTGAATGCGGGAAATCCTTCAGTTTCAATTCACAACTTATTgtacatcagagaattcacacggGGGAGAATCCGTAtgaatgcagtgaatgtgggaaagcctttaatAGAAAAGATCAGCTCATCTCACATCAGCGAACTCATGCTGGGGAAAAACCTTATGGGTGCAGtgagtgtgggaaagcctttagtaGCAAGTCATACCTCATTATACACATGAGAACTCATtctggagagaaaccatatgaatgCCACAAATGCGGGAAAGCCTTCATTTGGAAGTCACTACTCATTGTACACGAGCGCACTCATACAGGGGAAAACCCTTATAAATGCAGTCAATGTGAGAAGTCCTTCAGTGGAAAATTACGGCTCATTGTACATCAGAGAATGCACACAAGAGAGAAGCCCTATGAATGCAACGAATGTGAAAAAGCCTTCATTAGGAAGTCTCAGCTCATTGTACATCAGAGGACTCATTCAGGGGAGAAACCCTATGGatgcagtgaatgtggaaaaACCTTCTCTCAGAAATCAATTCTCAGTGCACATCAGAGGactcatacaggagagaaaccctgtaagtgcagtgaatgtgggaaggccttttGTTGGAAGTCACAGCTCATTATGCATCAGAGAACTCACACAGATGAGAAACATACTGGTGAAGTAAATGTAAGAAACTTTCTCTCAAAAGTCAAGTCACAGGAATTCCCAGAAAATTTGTACAGGAGAGAAACTCTGTAA
- the ZNF10 gene encoding zinc finger protein 10 isoform X4: MDVFVDFTWEEWQLLDPAQKHLYRSVMLENYSNLVSLGYQHTKPNIIFQLEQEELWMMQIPSEGHMDEVWEIDGHMEWHKENQGKLRSMSKGYQCTAFGKLCLLSTDYVSSRQKLHKCVTNGKSLKYSTDFGNNFSRKNPNGFHAHRESSFHSKHEQAVIGIKYCESNKSGKTANRKSQLICQQIHMGGKPFECSYCGKAFSSKSYLVVHQRTHAKEKPYKCNGCGKDFSSKSYLIVHQRVHTGEKLHECSVCQKTFSFNSQLVIHQRIHTRENPYECCECGKVFSRKDQLVSHQRTHSGQKPYGCHDCGKAFGLKSQLIIHQRIHTGEKPYECSDCRKAFNTKSNLMVHQRTHTGEKPYGCSECGKAFTFKSQLIVHQGAHTGVKPYACNQCGKAFSLKSQLIVHQRSHTGVKPYGCIECGKAFRSKSYLIIHMRTHTGEKPHECSECGKSFSFNSQLIVHQRIHTGENPYECSECGKAFSRKYQLISHQRTHAGEKPYECSDCGKTFGLKSQLVIHQRTHTGEKPFECSECQKAFNTKSNLIVHQRTHTGEKPYGCSECGKSFTFKSQLIVHQGAHTGVKPYGCNQCGKAFSLKSQLIVHQRSHTGLKPYGCIECGKAFRSKSYLIIHMRTHTGEKPHECSECGKSFSFNSQLIVHQRIHTGENPYECSECGKAFNRKDQLISHQRTHAGEKPYGCSECGKAFSSKSYLIIHMRTHSGEKPYECHKCGKAFIWKSLLIVHERTHTGENPYKCSQCEKSFSGKLRLIVHQRMHTREKPYECNECEKAFIRKSQLIVHQRTHSGEKPYGCSECGKTFSQKSILSAHQRTHTGEKPCKCSECGKAFCWKSQLIMHQRTHTDEKHTGEVNVRNFLSKVKSQEFPENLYRRETL; encoded by the exons ATGGATGTGTTTGTGGACTTTACCTGGGAGGAGTGGCAGCTGCTGGACCCAGCTCAGAAGCACCTGTACAGGAGTGTGATGTTGGAGAACTATAGCAACCTGGTGTCCCTGG GGTATCAACACACCAAACCAAATATCATTTTCCAGTTGGAACAAGAAGAGCTGTGGATGATGCAAATTCCAAGTGAGGGCCATATGG ACGAAGTCTGGGAAATTGATGGTCATATGGAATGGCATAAGGAAAATCAAGGCAAGCTAAGAAGTATGTCAAAAGGCTATCAGTGTACTGCATTTGGAAAACTATGTCTTCTTAGTACAGATTATGTTTCTTCAAGACAAAAACTTCATAAATGTGTCACAAATGGAAAGAGTTTGAAATATAGTACAGATTTCGGTAATAATTTTTCCAGAAAGAATCCTAATGGGTTTCATGCACATAGGGAATCATCCTTCCATTCTAAACATGAGCAAGCTGTTATTGGGATAAAATACTGTGAAAGTAATAAATCTGGAAAAACTGCCAACAGAAAGTCACAGCTCATATGCCAGCAAATACATATGGGAGGAAAGCCCTTTGAATGCAGTTACTGTGGGAAGGCCTTCAGTAGCAAGTCATACCTTGTGGTGCATCAGCGAACTCATGCAAAAGAAAAACCCTACAAATGTAATGGATGTGGGAAAGACTTCAGCAGCAAGTCCTACCTCATTGTTCATCAGAGagttcacacaggagagaaactaCATGAATGCAGTGTTTGTCAGAAAACTTTCAGTTTCAATTCACAACTTGTTatacatcagagaattcacacgcGGGAGAATCCCTATGAATGCTGTGAATGTGGGAAAGTCTTCAGTAGGAAAGACCAGCTTGTTTCACACCAGAGAACTCATTCAGGACAGAAACCCTATGGGTGTCATGACTGTGGGAAAGCTTTTGGTTTGAAATCACAACTCATTATACATCAAAGAATTCACAcaggggagaaaccctatgaatgcagTGATTGTCGGAAAGCTTTTAATACAAAGTCTAACCTCATGGTACATCAGAGAACCCACACGGGGGAGAAACCCTATGGTtgtagtgaatgtgggaaagcctttactTTCAAGTCACAACTCATTGTACATCAGGGAGCACACACTGGGGTAAAACCCTATGCATGTAATCAGTGTGGAAAAGCGTTCAGTTTGAAGTCACAACTCATTGTACATCAGAGAAGTCACACAGGAGTGAAACCCTATGGATGCAttgaatgtgggaaagcttttAGGAGCAAGTCCTACCTCATCATACATATGAGgactcacacaggagagaaaccacaTGAGTGCAGTGAATGCGGGAAATCCTTCAGTTTCAATTCACAACTTATTgtacatcagagaattcacacggGGGAGAATCCGTAtgaatgcagtgaatgtggaaaagccttcagtCGGAAATACCAGCTCATTTCACACCAGAGAACTCATGCAGGGGAGAAGCCCTATGAATGCAGTGACTGTGGGAAAACTTTTGGTTTGAAGTCACAGCTCGTGATACATCAGAGAactcatacaggagagaaaccctttGAATGCAGTGAATGTCAGAAAGCCTTTAACACAAAGTCGAATCTTATTGTTCATCAGAGAacccacacaggagagaaaccctatggttgtagtgaatgtgggaaatcctttACTTTCAAGTCACAGCTTATTGTACATCAGGGAGCACACACTGGGGTGAAACCCTATGGGTGTAATCAGTGTGGAAAAGCCTTCAGTTTGAAGTCACAGCTCATTGTACATCAGAGAAGTCACACAGGGTTGAAACCCTATGGATGCAttgaatgtgggaaagcttttAGGAGCAAGTCCTACCTCATCATACATATGAGgactcacacaggagagaaaccacaTGAATGCAGTGAATGCGGGAAATCCTTCAGTTTCAATTCACAACTTATTgtacatcagagaattcacacggGGGAGAATCCGTAtgaatgcagtgaatgtgggaaagcctttaatAGAAAAGATCAGCTCATCTCACATCAGCGAACTCATGCTGGGGAAAAACCTTATGGGTGCAGtgagtgtgggaaagcctttagtaGCAAGTCATACCTCATTATACACATGAGAACTCATtctggagagaaaccatatgaatgCCACAAATGCGGGAAAGCCTTCATTTGGAAGTCACTACTCATTGTACACGAGCGCACTCATACAGGGGAAAACCCTTATAAATGCAGTCAATGTGAGAAGTCCTTCAGTGGAAAATTACGGCTCATTGTACATCAGAGAATGCACACAAGAGAGAAGCCCTATGAATGCAACGAATGTGAAAAAGCCTTCATTAGGAAGTCTCAGCTCATTGTACATCAGAGGACTCATTCAGGGGAGAAACCCTATGGatgcagtgaatgtggaaaaACCTTCTCTCAGAAATCAATTCTCAGTGCACATCAGAGGactcatacaggagagaaaccctgtaagtgcagtgaatgtgggaaggccttttGTTGGAAGTCACAGCTCATTATGCATCAGAGAACTCACACAGATGAGAAACATACTGGTGAAGTAAATGTAAGAAACTTTCTCTCAAAAGTCAAGTCACAGGAATTCCCAGAAAATTTGTACAGGAGAGAAACTCTGTAA